The Myxococcales bacterium region GAAGGGTTCGACGAAGCTCTCGTGGGAGGGGGTTGACCAGCCGCTCGCGGCGGGCAACTGGCCGCTCATTGCCCCGTCGCCGCTGCCCTACGTGCCGGGCCAGTCGCAGATTCCGCGCGAGATGAGCCGCGCCGACATGGATGCCGTGCTTTTGGACTTCGTCGCCGCGACGCGGCGGGCCGCCACGTGCGGCTTCGACATGCTCGAGCTGCACGCGGCGCACGGCTACCTGCTCTCGTCGTTCATCTCGCCCTTGACCAACGTGCGAACCGACGACTACGGGGGCAGCGTTGACCGGCGCTGCCGGTACCCGCTCGAGGTCTTTCGCGCGATGCGCGCCGTGTGGCCCGCGGATAAGCCCATGTCCGTCCGCATCTCCGCGCACGACTGGGTTCCCGGTGGACTTGGGCCCGACGAGGCGGTTCAGGTGGCCGCGCTCTTTCGCGACGCCGGGGCCGACATCATCCACGTGTCGTCGGGCCAGGTCAGCAAAGACGAGAAGCCGGTCTATGGCCGCATGTTTCAGGTCCCGCTCTCGGATCAGATCCGGAACGCCCTCGGCGTACCGACCATTGCCGTCGGTAACATCTTCGAGTTCGACCACGTGAACACGATCATCGCGGCGGGCCGAGCGGACTTGTGCGCGCTCGCGCGGCCGCACCTTGCGGACCCGAGTTGGACGCTGCACGCCGCAGCGGCGCAGGGCTACGGCGGCGTCGTGTGGCCTGAGCCTTACCAAGCGGGCCGTCTCCAGCTCGAGCGCAACTTGCAGCGCGCCGCGCAGATGGCGCTCAACGCCTGAGGCATCGCGAGAGAAATTCGGCGGCGTGTCGGACGAGGCCTTTCTCCGCGAGCCGCTGGGACTGGGAAGATCCAGTTAGACGAAACGTAAGAGCGGGTGCGCAGCGCAAAACCAACGCGCGCAGGAGCCCTCTTATGCGAAGCCGCTTTTCCGTCGCCCTGTTGCTCACGCTCTCCGCGGCCGCCGCCGCTTGTTCGGCCGACACCGACTCCGAAGAGTCGCTCGGTCAAGACGAAGCCGAGAAGCGCATCAAGCCGAAGGACTCGGAGAACCTGGGGCGCCTGCAGGTGAACTGGCCGCAGGGGTGGCAGGCGGCGATCAACGCCGCCGACGACGCGACGGTCACCTACCGCAACGGCGGAGTCGTCATTGGCGTGCAGAGCCGCCTCAAGGAAGGCGACGGCTGCATCGCGCTCGGCACGAAGTTCGGCGCGACGCTCCAGGACTGCACCGTCGCGCTCACCAAGAACAAGACGACGACGTTCGACCTCTCGGCGCTCAAGGTGACCTACGACGCGACCGCGACGGGCAAGCTCGCGGTGGACTTCGGCCCCAAGCCGACGCTCAGCATTCGCCGCAAGAACCCCGCGTCGCCGGGGTCGGAGCCTGTGATTTGGAACCAAGGCAACTCGGGCTACTTCAACGGCTCGAACACGCGCGGTGTCATCACGCTGCCGGGCGACTACGTCTTCTCGTGGGGCCTCCCGATCCTTGATGAGAAGAACGAGAGCCTCGCCAAGGGTAAGTTCGAGACGGTGAACCTGGACCCGGCGGAGAAGCGCGCCACCATCAAGGTCAAGGCCCCGACGCGTGAGCTTCCCAACGCGGCCTTCGGCTGCGGGAGCGCCTACCGCAACTTCCTCGTGCAGCGCAGCATCGACAACGCGGCAGGTAACTACGGCGAGCCCGACGGTTCGGTCCAGCAGCAGGGCGCGGGAGCTGCGTCCGGCGAAGGCATCGTCGCCTGGCAGGCCCTGCCGCTCACGAAGGACACGGATTTTCGAGTCTTTCCCTTCGCCTCCACGGAAGGCGCGATGCACTACGAGTACGTGGTCAACAGCGTCGCGGTGCCGCTCGACGTCAAACCCGGCAAGACCATCACGGTGCCCGTTGAGCGCCTCGACGTCGACGATGTGGAGGTCGAGAAAGAAGACGGCTCGACCTACAACGTGAAGGGCCAATACGTGGTCTACAAGCAGGGCCCCAACAACTCGTGGCTGCCCATCACGCAGTACCAGACGTCGTATTACGGCGGCTGCAACGGCGGGCGTGGGGCATGGTCGGCGCCGACGGGGACGGGCCTTGACCTTCCGCCGGGTACCTACCGGTTGGTCATCACCTACAACACGGCGGAAGGCTCGAAGACCAAGGACGAGGTCGTGACGCTCCCCTGAGCGAACGCTTCGCGCGCGGCGGGCTCGCGGTCGAATCGATCGCGGGCCCGCGGTGTCTTTGTCGCCAGGTCATTGTCGCGCTCGGGGGCACAGCTGACCTACGGCCACCGGAAGAGCTCGTACGCGAGAAACCCGAGGCCGAGGCTTGCGCCATTGGCCACCAAGCTGACGACGATGGCGTGCGTCCGCGCCGGCTTCGGGCGGAGGACGACGACGAAGTAGGCGGCCTCGAAGAGCCACGCGAAGAGCTCAGCGGAGATCGCTCGCGATGGATAGGAGAAGCCCGCTTGGCGTCCCCAAAACATGAACACCCCCCAAACAATGGGATGGGTGATGGCGCTGGCTCCGAAGGCTTCGAGAAACGTCGCCCCAAGGAAGCGCCGGTAGATCGGCACCTCCACGAGCTGCGTGAAGACGAACGCGAAGAGCCAGCGCTTCATGCGGAGACCGCGCCGCCGCCTACGGCTTGGTGCCCTTGCGTCCGCGGCGACCGAAGCGCATGAGTAGCATCGGCGCGAGCGCGAGGAGCCATGGTCCCGCCGCGCGTGCCGCCGGCGTCGCCATGATCGAACAGCCCCCGCCGTCGTCGTTGGTCTCGGTCGCCTTGGTCCCGCCGTCGACGGCCGCTGTCGAGCTGCCACCATCGGAGCCGGCGGCTGGCTTGCCGCTGTCGCCACCGGCGTCGGTCGCCACGCCGGTGTTCACGCACACGACGCAGTCGACCTCTTTGGTGCCTGGCGGCGAGCCATCGCTGTAGTCGAGCCGGGTGCACTTCTTGGCGGTGCAGTTGCCTGGGACACCGGCGTTGTCGCAGGCAGCGCCGGCCGCCTTGCCTTGGCAGGCGCCCTCCTCCGGTACGATGGCGTCGGCGTTGGCGGTGCCCGCCAGCGTGAAGGCAAACAGCGCGAACGCTGCCGGAAGCATGCGACTCGATTTCATGGGAAGTCCTCCTGCGACGCGGAAAGCAAGCTCCGGGCCGCCCTCATACGATGGCCTTTTGGCCATCGTCAGTGCGCTTTTGGCCTCGGGTGTCGACCTCACGCAGGCTCTCGCGGTTCGAGCGTGCGCTTCGCTGGCACAGCGTGGCACTCGCGCATGCCCGTCCCGGCGCTCCGTCAGCGCTCGTTCCGCGAGAGCGCTTCTTCGGGACCGCCGGCCAAGAGGTCGAAGAATCGAAGGGCGAAGCGGCTCGCGAGGCACGCTTCCACGGCCTCGGCGGCTTCTTGCAAGAGGCACTCGCGCGCCGCCTCCTCGGCCTCCTGGAGCGAGATCCGTCGGAGCGCCTCTTTGATCTCGGGGATCGCCGCCGCCTCCATCGAGAGCTCACGAAGGCCCAGGCCCACGAGGAGCGCCGCGGCGAGTGGATCCGATGCCATGGCCCCGCAAAGCGCGACCGGTATGGGACGCTCGAGTCCGACGCGCGCGACGTTGTGAACGAGGCGCAAGATCGATGGGTCGAAAGGCGAGGCGAGGCTCGCGAGCGAGCGACTCGTCCGGTCGATGGCCAGTGAATACTGAAGGAGGTCGTTGGTGCCGATGCTGAAGAAGTCGACGTGGCGCGCAAAGACGTCGGCGAGAACGGCTGCCGACGGGACCTCCACCATCATGCCCAAGGGGACGTCTTGCCCGTGAGGAACGTCGCGCTCCACGAGCTCACGCGCCGCGCGCGCGAGGAGCGCGCGCACCTCGCGGAGCTCGCGCGTCGTCGTGATCATCGGCACCATGATGCGGACGTCACCGTGAACGGCAGCGCGGAGCATCGCTCGGAGCTGCACGAGGAATACGTCGGGGCGGCTTAGGGCGAGACGCACGGCCCTGAGCCCTAGTGCGGGATTCATCTCTTCCGGGACCGGAAACGAGCTGACGAACTTGTCGCCGCCGATATCGAAGGTGCGCAACGTGACCGGGTGGTCGCCGACCGCCTCCACGACGGCACGGTAGACCTCGTATTGCTCGTCCTCGCTCGGTGGGGTCAGTCGATCGATGTAGAGAAACTCGGTTCGGTAGAGGCCGATGCCCTGCGCCCCGTGGTCGACGGCCAAGACCGCCTCCGCCGGCATCTCCACGTTTGCCTTGAGCACGACGGCCTCGCCGGAAGCGAGGACGCACGGCTCGTTGCGCGCCGAGAGGAGCGTGCGTGCAAACTCCAAGTGCCGAGCAGAGCGGGCGCGCGCCTCGGCGACGGCCGCCTCGTTGGGCGCGATCGTCACCTCTCCACGGAGCCCGTCGACGATGATCGTGTCGCCGGTTCGGATGCTGTTGAGTGCGCCGGCTACGCCTACGACGGCAGGGATCTCCAGCGCGCGCGCCATGATGGACGTGTGGCTTGTGCGGGACCCGACCTCCGTGACGAACGCGAGCACCGGCTCGCGCACCATGCCCGCCGTGTCGGCCGGCGACAGATCGCGCGCC contains the following coding sequences:
- the ptsP gene encoding phosphoenolpyruvate--protein phosphotransferase, giving the protein MSDNLGTFPPPSAPDVTVTETVKGIAGAPGVAVGTALVIGEMRAAYTRRNVHTAQIEGELLRVREAADRAKETLRLVAARLPVETAKSQVSILDAYLAMLDDPMLHERVAKKIRGEKKGAEWAVASAAEEILAMFERAPKDAYIAERRHDVEFVCDQLMRALRGEIGGIIPKLDAPTIIVARDLSPADTAGMVREPVLAFVTEVGSRTSHTSIMARALEIPAVVGVAGALNSIRTGDTIIVDGLRGEVTIAPNEAAVAEARARSARHLEFARTLLSARNEPCVLASGEAVVLKANVEMPAEAVLAVDHGAQGIGLYRTEFLYIDRLTPPSEDEQYEVYRAVVEAVGDHPVTLRTFDIGGDKFVSSFPVPEEMNPALGLRAVRLALSRPDVFLVQLRAMLRAAVHGDVRIMVPMITTTRELREVRALLARAARELVERDVPHGQDVPLGMMVEVPSAAVLADVFARHVDFFSIGTNDLLQYSLAIDRTSRSLASLASPFDPSILRLVHNVARVGLERPIPVALCGAMASDPLAAALLVGLGLRELSMEAAAIPEIKEALRRISLQEAEEAARECLLQEAAEAVEACLASRFALRFFDLLAGGPEEALSRNER